A single region of the Anomaloglossus baeobatrachus isolate aAnoBae1 chromosome 2, aAnoBae1.hap1, whole genome shotgun sequence genome encodes:
- the LOC142285286 gene encoding protein kinase C delta type-like yields the protein MTSTELNNRKRKGERLGKVSKKSRIEASEGEQDGTNQNIIKASKRPGSPIQESVMKKKKKEKHDTIIKASKRPGSPIQESVMKKKKKEKHDTIIKASKRPGSPIQESVMKKKKKEKHGTIIKASKRSGSPIQESVMKKKKKEKHGTIIKASKRSGSPVQESIRKKKKMEEEMGDKTVDRPSVSPDTDNEQLSGTTPDESPIIVTGVESFTFHKILGEGSYGKVMLATHQACQKQVAVKMVKKRLLVKDSRDNVLIERQVLEMTRKSPFISRAFATFQSQEHVFYAMEYLSGGDLTGFMTTNAPLPIPATRFFAAELICGLQFLHTSGIIHRDIKPDNILLDNNGHLKIADFGLAVMNIFGNAKTSGWAGTLAYMAPEILLEKPYNKAVDWFSAGVVIYEMATGRYPFVEDEIDENIKKALINDDPAFPKELDPHVKAVIEGLLDKSPESRQKFVDNIREHPFFMEINWTEIEGGKAPPPFHLPPPPVMTSDTMKDVNFSKAIKPRMAKKNQKLFCGFTFADDGWKVVKKK from the exons ATGACATCTACGGAGCTGAATAAtaggaagagaaagggagagagacttGGTAAGGTGTCAAAAAAGAGCAGAATAGAAGCATCAGAGGGTGAACAAGATGGCACCAACCAAAacattatcaaagcttcaaaaagacctggaagtcCGATACAGGAGAgtgtcatgaaaaagaaaaaaaaggaaaaacatgacaccattatcaaagcttcaaaaagacctggaagcccaaTACAGGAGAgtgtcatgaaaaagaaaaaaaaggaaaaacatgacaccattatcaaagcttcaaaaagacctggaagcccgatacaggagagtgtcatgaaaaagaaaaaaaaggaaaaacatggcaccattatcaaagcttcaaaaagatctggaagcccgatacaggagagtgtcatgaaaaagaaaaaaaaggaaaaacatggcaccattatcaaagcttcaaaaagatCTGGAAGCCCGGTACAGGAAAGtatcaggaaaaagaaaaaaatggaagaagAGATGGGGGACAAAACTGTTGATAGACCCAGTGTGTCCCCCGATACTGACAATGAGCAGCTCTCAG GTACAACACCAGATGAATCTCCCATCATTGTGACGGGAGtggagagcttcaccttccataaaatccTTGGAGAGGGATCATACGGTAAA GTCATGTTGGCCACACATCAGGCCTGCCAAAAACAAGTGGCAGTGAAAATGGTGAAGAAAAGGCTCCTAGTCAAGGACTCGAGAGATAATGTCCTGATAGAGCGACAGGTTctggagatgactaggaagagtccattCATTTCTCGGGCTTTTgccaccttccagtcccag gaacACGTCTTCTACGCCATGGAATATCTGAGTGGAGGAGACCTTACAGGCTTCATGACAACTAATGCCCCTTTACCCATTCCAGCCACCAG ATTTTTTGCagctgagctgatctgtgggctgcagtttctccacacCAGTGGCATCATACACAG AGACATAAAACCAGACAACATCTTACTGGACAACAATGGTCATTTGAAGATCGCTGATTTTGGTCTTGCCGTGATGAACATCTTTGGCAATGCAAAAACTTCAGGATGGGCCGGGACGCTTGcatacatggctcctgag ATACTTCTAGAGAAGCCGTACAACAAagcagtggactggttctctgctggtgtTGTGATATATGAGATGGCTACTGGCAGATATCCCTTCGTTGAAGATGAAATTGATGAGAATATCAAGAAGGCACTGATCAATGATGATCCCGCCTTCCCAAAAGAACTGGACCCGCACGTCAAAGCCGTCATAGAGGGG CTCTTGGATAAATCACCAGAGAGTCGGCAGAAATTTGTGGACAACATAAGAGAACATCCATTCTTTATGGAGATCAACTGGACAGAAATAGAAGGCGGCAAAGCACCTCCACCATTCCACCTACCACCT ccaccagtgatgacatcagatacaatgaaagatgtcaatttttccaaagccattaaACCACGAATGGCCAAGAAAAATCAAAAACTCTTTTGTGGATTCACATTTGCTGATGATGGATGGAAGGTCGTAAAGAAGAAATAG